GAACTTGTGCTTACAGAAGCCGGGGGAATGTTCACATTCTTCGATGGCAGCATTCCTCGCTACAACAAAGCCGATGTTAATCAGTGGGGGGGATACTTAGCTAGTAACGGACGCTATCACACTGAACTATGTGCCAGAGCACAGGCTATTTTGGATCGTTTCGATGCTCAAGATGCTGAAATTCGTAGATCCATCATTTAAGAGAAAGTGTCATCCCTTAGCCCGCACCAAAGAGGCAGTTGGCTCATCCTAGACCACAAACTTAAGAACACCTAGACTGCGAACCTGGGTAGTTACGAGAAAACTTGTCAGGGGAATCGTGCCCCCTGGGTTGCGCCATGTTGGGTTACGCGATCGTACTCTACATCTTTCTGACTATAGTTCTCAATAATTTGCATCATGGCAGTATTCACAGACATTTCAAGCTGCTCACAGGTAGACCGACTAGGGAAGCGTTCGAGTGCCTGCGCAACTTCTCTAGCTGCATTAATGCCGTGATCGCGATGACCATCCTCATGGCGTTGCAGCGCTGTGACATAACGCTGCCAGCGCCTTACTAAATCCTTAGAAACACGAGGCGGCATTTGCCACTTGGGCATCGTGATGGTGATATCAGCCCGTACTTGATTGCTAGTCAATCGGCAGTAGTTGTCGCGAACAGCGTATCGATAAGACCAGCGCACATACCAACGAGTAGTAGCATCAAATCGTTGTCCTGGTGTCCACTCTGGCCCTCGTTGATTTAGTTGTTGCCGCAGTTGGTTAGCTGTTGACCCTGCAATGACATAGTAATTGCGAGTGATAGATATGA
This sequence is a window from Cyanobacteriota bacterium. Protein-coding genes within it:
- a CDS encoding DUF922 domain-containing Zn-dependent protease translates to MPILQSVNNILLRKWRYATIAIAVAIICWLASNLAQTVIASTNPVISITRNYYVIAGSTANQLRQQLNQRGPEWTPGQRFDATTRWYVRWSYRYAVRDNYCRLTSNQVRADITITMPKWQMPPRVSKDLVRRWQRYVTALQRHEDGHRDHGINAAREVAQALERFPSRSTCEQLEMSVNTAMMQIIENYSQKDVEYDRVTQHGATQGARFP